A single window of Jiangella alkaliphila DNA harbors:
- a CDS encoding PadR family transcriptional regulator yields MGKRAEALELAVLGLLHDAPLHGYELRKRVNSLLGWGRAFSYGTLYPTLKAMVRHNYLAEDEPVDTLSPVPHRSGRRGRIAYRLTPEGKERFAELLSQTGPSAWDDEHFGVHFAFFGRADADTRMRILIGRRSRLQEKLDQFRSALSRTRERLDAYTLELQRHGLESVEREVKWLDDLISAEQRSIGRPQGAMPTPGAGEPPAPPTGIEGENGR; encoded by the coding sequence GTGGGCAAACGCGCAGAGGCGCTGGAGCTGGCCGTCCTGGGCCTGCTGCACGATGCGCCGCTGCACGGCTACGAGCTCCGCAAGAGGGTGAACTCGCTGCTGGGGTGGGGGCGAGCCTTCTCGTACGGCACCTTGTATCCGACCCTCAAGGCGATGGTCCGGCACAACTACCTGGCCGAGGACGAGCCGGTCGACACCCTGTCGCCGGTTCCGCATCGCAGCGGCCGCCGCGGCCGCATCGCCTACCGGCTCACGCCAGAGGGCAAGGAGCGCTTCGCCGAACTGCTCTCCCAGACCGGACCCTCGGCCTGGGACGACGAGCACTTCGGCGTGCACTTCGCGTTCTTCGGGCGGGCCGACGCCGATACCCGCATGCGGATCCTCATCGGCCGGCGCAGCCGGCTGCAGGAGAAGCTCGACCAGTTCCGCTCGGCACTGTCGCGCACTCGTGAGCGGCTCGACGCCTACACGCTGGAGCTCCAGCGACACGGCTTGGAGTCGGTCGAGCGTGAGGTCAAGTGGCTCGACGACCTGATCAGCGCCGAACAGCGCTCGATCGGCAGGCCACAGGGCGCCATGCCCACCCCAGGGGCCGGTGAGCCACCGGCGCCCCCCACCGGAATCGAAGGAGAGAACGGCCGATGA